In the genome of Cynocephalus volans isolate mCynVol1 chromosome 10, mCynVol1.pri, whole genome shotgun sequence, the window CAGACAGACATCTGATTGGTGGTGAGTGTGCCCGTCTTGTCAGAACAGATGACCGAGGTGCAGCCCAGGGTCTCCACAGAGGGCAGGCTCCGCACAATGGCGTTCTTGCGTGCCATGCGCCGTGTGCCCAGTGCCAGGCATGTAGTGATGACAGCTGGGAGGCCCTCGGGGATGGCAGCCACAGCCAGGGCCACGGCAATCTTGAAGTAGTAGACCGCACCGCGGAGCCAGGAGCCGCCATGGGCTGGGTCAGCAAAGTGGCCAATGTTGATGACCCAGACGGCCACACAAACCACAGAGATGGCATGGGACAGCTGCCGCCCAAACTCGTCCAGCTTGCGCTGCAGTGGCGTCCGCTCAGGTTCCACCGCAGCCATCTGGCTCCGGATCTTGCCCAGCTCCGTGTGCAGGCCGGTAGCCACTGCCACGCCCACTGCCTTGCCCGATGCGATATTCGTGCCCTGGCCAAGGGAGGGATGAGGGAACGGCTGCTCAGCACCGAGCCAGGGCCCAGCACCCCGGACTCCTTCAGGCCAGAATAGGGCTCTAATCCCacctggctttctttttcttcatgtcgCTACTGCTTCCTGACTTAAGTAGCTATGTATTTATTGGGTCACTGCTGTCTTCCCATGATAGTGGCAGCTCTATGAAGGCGGGGTTTTGGTTCATCGCCATATCCCCAAGGCCTAGCATAGGGTCTGGCACAGAAGAGGCATGGGGGCCAATACTGACAATACGATCACCGCACCGCAAGGACACCAACCCATCAAAACATGATTTGTAAACAACCACTACGGCCACACAGCAGCACAGCTGACTGTGATACAGCAGTTTATTTTTACTGAAGAATCCAGAAAACCTGAGCCTAAGCTCATCCATTCCTAAGGCCCTGGCAAAATGCCCAAGTCCTGGTATAAGGAACAGCCAGCCTTGTGCCTCCttgtcctcttctgtaaaatggtcCAACAGAGGCCCAAGACACAGTTGCTCCAAGGAGGCAAATAACTCAGCATCCCTTCACATGGATGTGCTGTAGAGGCTGACAAGGGTGGGTGGCAGCCTCCGTCTCTCTTCTCCTGCCCTGAGCAATGCAGATCTGGTCTCCTGTGTGCAGGTGCCTCAGCTACGGAGATGACCTGTGGTTGGCCACATCACACTCCTCAGAAAGCTTCCTAGTGACAGCTGCTGGCACTTGAGCTTGCCTCCTAGAGCCTCACTTCAACCCCAGAGCAGCTTGTTCCAGGCTTCCAGGCAACTAGGCAGGGCACGTTCCTCAAGAAGAGTTCCGGGTGAATAGCACTTTCTGCATTTCTCTTCACTTCCAAGGAGGTTTTCTAGCCCCTATAACTTGGTGCCTGGGCCACTCGCCGACTGGCCTGGCTCTTCCTTGTAGCTCCCAAATGCTCTATGCTCAGCTTCAGGATGTTGCTGGGCAGCCTGTATCACTTGCTAACTCTCTCTCTGAGGCCACAGGGCCAGGTCCCTCCCACCAGAGCTGAACCCATTGCTCTCCCTGAGAAGAGCCAGGGGGACCTGATGTCACATCTTGGAGgtcagttttcccatctgagaAATGAACTGTTCCCGCCATCCTCCCCCACCTTCATAACCCTCTTTCTTCTAGAGGATTTTCTGCCCCTCTGCAGGATAAGACAGGGTACCtagcaggaaagaagaaaagctgtAGAGCCAGGATTCTGGGTTcacatctcagctctgccactcactggctctgtgaccttggacaacttacttaaccactctgtgcctgTCTCCTTGCAGGAAAATATAGATAACAAGGGTACTTATCTCAaaggtttgtttctttgttttttttttttaaagatgaccggtaaggggatcttaacccttgactcggtgttgtcagcaccacgctcagccagtgagctaaccggccatccctgtatagggatctgaacccgtggccttggtgctatcagcaccgcactctcccaagtgagccacgggccggccctgaaattCTTGCATTCTAAAATCACTTTGCACTCTGAAAGATACCAGCCTTCCTCATCTCCTCAAAATCTTTCACGGAATCATAACCTCTGTAGAAATCTGCACATGCCTTCTTTCTTGGTTCAGCCACAGCAAACTTAGAGAGCTGCAACCCCAGGGATACAGCAAATGCTCCAATGATGTGAAATTGCAGACACCTGGTCAGAAGGCCAAGCATCTGAGCTTTCATCAAAGCACCAGAAGCCATCATAGTTATCATCCCTCAGCACCAACATCCTTCCTAGCTGATGGAGAAATGAACTGCCTAACTGATTAATCTTAATGTTGTTAATTTTATGGTCATTGTCCAGGCAAATGCCCCAGGCATCCCAGGGacttacagaaaacagcatgttCTTCTTGTCCTGGTTCACGGCTCTGGGGTCTGGGATGGCATCCGTGTGCTTGGTCACGGACACGGATTCACCTGGTCATGGAATCAGATACGAGAAGCCCCACATGAGGACATGCCCAGCCTCCTGGCCCCACCCCCTCTTGGCCACGGAGTCCAGTCTTCACCTGTCAGGATGGACTGGTCCACTCTCAATGTGGTAGACTTGATTTCGATGAGGCGGAGGTCAGCGGGCACTTTGTCTCCCACTGTGAGGCAGAAAGGCTTGGGTGAGGATGGTTTGGGGCACCACCCCCCAGGACAGCCAGCAGGGCTCCTAGGAACCAAGGCTGGGGCTGACAAGCAGGTGCTTGAGCTTGTGGTTCCTTGCCCCTCTGGTCCACAGTCACCCAGCAGGGTTTTGGCCACAGAGCTTTGGAGGGAACTGACAGCCACCCCCTTGGCATATACAGCCAGAATggtggaggcacagagagggatgGGGCTCTCCAATGTCACATAATGAAAGGAGGAGGCTCCTAGCGTACCTGCCACTTCCACAATGTCTCCAGGGATGATATCCCGGGCGCGGATCCTCTGCACGCCCTTGCGGTCTGAGCGGATCACCTTGCCCATCTCAGGCTCGTACTCCTTCAAGGCCTCGATGGCACTCTCAGCATTGCGTTCCTGCGGAACACAAGACAGGCAGACAGTCCgtccctgctgcccccaccaGGCCATCTCTAAAAGTGACACCCTTGGAGGCTGGGATGGAGCTGGAAGCAGAAGCACTTTTACCAGGAGGGCACACCTAGCAGCTGGGAGACCccagggcccagccccacccccatgcctCCCACCTGCCATACGCCCACGATGGCATTGGCCACGAGGATCAGCATGATGACCAGGGGCTCCACAAAGGCTGTTGTGGTCTCCTCACCCTCCTCGAACCAGGCCAGCACCTGCGGGATCAGAGCTGGTGAGTGATCCATGCTGTGGCCAGgatctctctccttttcctgagCACCCTGGATCTCCTGTCTGCTCCCCTCTTTGGGGGAGATGCCCCTGGGGAGCCCTGGGCTTGGAGAGGGCTACTCCTCTGAGAAGGCCCTGGTGTAGAATGCCTACCCCCACAGACAGTGACCACTGCAGCCCCCATCCCACCCAAGCCAACCTTCCAGGGTGTGGGGCAGTTGTACAACTGCCAGCCGGAGACCTCACTGTCTtcctagagcagtgcttctcaaggTGTTGTCCCCAGACCACTAGCAGCACCTgggacttgttagaaatacagttCTTGGGGCCCACCTCAATCCTCCTGAGTCCGAAACTCTGGGTGGGgctcagaaatctgtgttttaacaagcccaggtgattctgatgcaagctCAGGGTCAAGGTCCACTGGCCAGAGGAGCATCATTCCACTACAGAGTGTAATCCTGGGAGGCGGAAGCCCGGGTCAAGTCCCATTTCCACCTCTTGGCGCAAGGGGGTCCCCGTCTCTCCCCTCCATGGGCCTCAGAGTG includes:
- the LOC134386939 gene encoding cytochrome c oxidase subunit 6C-like; translated protein: MASGALMKAQMLGLLTRCLQFHIIGAFAVSLGLQLSKFAVAEPRKKACADFYRGYDSVKDFEEMRKAGIFQSAK